In a single window of the Verrucomicrobiia bacterium genome:
- a CDS encoding pseudouridine synthase — protein sequence MIPCVLSEDEHLLVVDKPAGVNTHAPSPYAGEGLYDWLRHREPRWATLAILHRLDKETSGVLVFGKTAAANRALTEQFTQRRVTKKYLLLTDRPVPRREFTVKSALARRGETYASRPGGEPAETHFRVVETRAGLTLLEAEPRTGRTHQIRVHAAESGLPILGDTLYGGTAAERVFLHAAELHCTHPETGKPCGFRSRTDFGFPARAAAFPMALARRQALIDPAETNALRLIHGAGDGWPGWQVEQLGGFLLSQAEDPLTPAQREQLATWCRVTGAQGAYHKRLNRQVRRTAAAEASPQLVLGNAAPERFEIRENGLRFELSFSEGYSVGLFLDQRDNRRRLLTGHVAAGFPLLAAATQSPPAELLNCFAYTCGFSVCAARAGLRTTSLDLSKKYLDWGRRNFALNRLDPAAHDFVFGDTFDWLKRFAKKGRAFDIVVLDPPTFSQSKASGTFRVEKDYGKLVTAALAVLKPDGVLLASTNAADWAPEAFVAG from the coding sequence GTGATCCCGTGCGTCCTCTCTGAAGACGAGCATCTGCTGGTGGTGGACAAACCGGCCGGCGTGAACACCCACGCGCCGTCGCCTTACGCCGGCGAGGGCCTCTACGACTGGCTCCGCCACCGCGAACCCCGCTGGGCCACGCTGGCCATCCTGCATCGCCTCGACAAGGAAACCAGCGGCGTGCTGGTCTTCGGCAAAACGGCGGCGGCCAACCGCGCCTTGACGGAGCAATTCACGCAACGCCGCGTCACCAAAAAATATCTCCTGCTGACCGACCGGCCGGTGCCCCGCCGTGAGTTTACCGTCAAGTCCGCCCTGGCGCGGCGCGGCGAAACTTACGCGAGCCGGCCAGGCGGCGAGCCCGCCGAAACGCATTTCCGCGTCGTTGAGACCCGGGCCGGCCTGACGCTCCTCGAGGCTGAACCGCGCACCGGGCGCACCCACCAAATCCGCGTGCACGCGGCCGAATCGGGCCTGCCCATTCTCGGTGACACGCTTTATGGCGGCACCGCGGCGGAACGCGTCTTCCTGCACGCGGCGGAACTGCACTGCACGCACCCGGAAACCGGAAAACCCTGCGGGTTCCGGTCCCGGACCGATTTTGGTTTTCCCGCGCGCGCGGCGGCCTTTCCCATGGCGCTCGCGCGACGGCAGGCGCTGATTGATCCGGCGGAGACGAATGCGCTGCGCCTGATCCACGGCGCCGGCGACGGCTGGCCGGGCTGGCAGGTTGAACAACTGGGCGGGTTCCTGCTCTCGCAGGCGGAAGATCCGCTCACGCCCGCGCAACGCGAACAACTCGCAACGTGGTGCCGCGTCACGGGAGCACAAGGCGCCTACCACAAGCGGCTGAACCGCCAAGTGAGACGAACCGCCGCCGCGGAAGCGTCACCCCAGCTCGTGCTCGGCAACGCCGCACCCGAACGTTTTGAAATCCGGGAAAACGGCCTGCGCTTCGAGCTGAGCTTCAGCGAGGGCTACTCCGTCGGCTTGTTTCTGGATCAACGCGACAACCGCCGCCGGCTTTTGACCGGGCACGTGGCCGCCGGCTTCCCGCTTTTGGCCGCAGCAACCCAAAGCCCGCCGGCCGAACTGCTGAATTGCTTCGCCTACACGTGCGGCTTTTCAGTCTGCGCCGCCAGGGCCGGGCTGCGGACGACGAGCCTCGACCTGTCGAAAAAGTATCTCGACTGGGGCCGGCGCAACTTCGCCCTGAACCGCCTCGATCCCGCGGCGCATGATTTTGTTTTCGGCGACACCTTCGACTGGTTGAAGCGCTTCGCCAAAAAGGGCCGTGCATTTGACATCGTCGTGCTCGATCCGCCGACGTTTTCACAATCCAAGGCCAGCGGCACATTCCGGGTGGAAAAGGACTACGGCAAACTCGTCACCGCGGCGCTGGCCGTGCTGAAGCCGGACGGCGTTTTGTTGGCGTCCACCAACGCCGCGGACTGGGCGCCCGAAGCCTTCGTCGCCGGCG